From the Anguilla anguilla isolate fAngAng1 chromosome 8, fAngAng1.pri, whole genome shotgun sequence genome, one window contains:
- the LOC118234272 gene encoding acyl-CoA-binding domain-containing protein 5A-like isoform X1 yields MSAYKGQDICSRHLTLCVTMAEEKPIYEIRFDAAVKVIQSLPRNGPFQPSNEMMLKFYSYYKQATQGPCTTPRPGFWDPVGKVKWDAWNSLGDMSKEKAMIAYVDEMKLILETIPVTEQVMELLGVLGPFYDVVENRVEEIKEACEEPDQTSGFGNAITPPSKNGPKNIESDGKAKDSEDVSNTSVDSGGSEEEEEKEDDDEEDDDDKEMEEEKEILTERLKVEESMVKSQVVLSNGNVEHSVSSLTNGTHSSLSSDFTEDDLQCILEPAVQLCDTNGPLSDHSEEVTGLLQLASDSDGEVYCDSMEQFGLEEGSVVLVNHSLETGEVTHPSSVAQGIPGEACRTDDPQGGDGGVQDGGEDWASGGPTAQRGRLSTGEHNTSLVRRGRGSRLSGSGSGVGPPVSLLGGGGDGERRGSEGGVEGTLNEQIATALARLQEDMQSVLQRLQTLEALTASQTRSLSLQQNYAPLPGTKKPPWWPFDVPPGAVAFAVVWPFVVHWLVWLYFQRRRRKMN; encoded by the exons ATGTCTGCATACAAAG GTCAAGACATTTGCAGCCGACACTTAACATTGTGTGTCACTATGGCGGAAGAAAAACCAATCTACGAGATCAGGTTTGACGCGGCAGTAAAAGTAATCCAGAGTTTGCCCCGTAATG GCCCCTTTCAACCATCAAATGAGATGATGCTGAAATTCTACAGTTACTATAAGCAGGCTACTCAAGGGCCATGCACAACTCCTAGACCTGGCTTCTGGGATCCTGTGGGCAAAGTTAAATG GGATGCTTGGAATTCTCTGGGAGACATGTCAAAGGAGAAGGCAATGATTGCGTATGTTGATGAAATGAAGCTG ATTCTGGAAACCATCCCAGTGACAGAGCAAGTAATGGAGCTGCTGGGCGTTCTGGGACCGTTCTACGACGTGGTGGAGAACAGAGTGGAGGAGATTAAGGAAGCCTGTGAGGAGCCTGACCAGACAAGCG GCTTTGGAAATGCCATAACACCACCATCAAAGAATGGCCCCAAAAACATTGAAAGCGATGGAAAGGCGAAGGACAGCGAGGACGTCAGCAACACGAGTGTTGATTCCGGGGGCagcgaagaggaggaggagaaggaggatgatgatgaggaggatgatgatgataaagaAATGGAGGAAG AAAAGGAGATTTTGACGGAGAGGCTCAAGGTTGAGGAGTCGATGGTGAAGTCCCAGGTTGTGCTGTCCAATGGGAACGTGGAGCACAGCGTGTCGTCACTGACCAACGGCACGCACAGCTCCCTGAGCAGCGACTTCACGGAGGACGacctgcagtgcattctggaaCCTGCGGTCCAGCTCTGCGATACCAATGGCCCGCTCAGCG ATCACAGTGAGGAGGTGACTGGTCTGCTGCAGCTTGCCAGCGATTCGGATGGGGAGGTGTACTGCGACTCCATGGAGCAGTTTGGGCTGGAGGAG ggctctgtggTGCTCGTTAACCACTCTCTGGAGACGGGCGAGGTGACCCACCCATCCTCAGTGGCGCAGGGGATTCCGGGAGAGGCGTGCAGGACGGACGATCCCCAGGGGGGAGACGGCGGTGTCCAGGACGGCGGCGAAGACTGGGCGTCTGGCGGACCCACGGCCCAGAGGGGGAGACTGAGCACAGGCGAACACAACACCTCCTTGGTCAGGAGAGGAAGGG GTTCCAGGCTGTCTGGGTCGGGCTCTGGCGTGGGGCCCCCGGTCAGCCTGCTGGGCGGAGGGGGTGACGGAGAGCGCCGGGGGTCGGAGGGCGGGGTCGAGGGCACCCTGAACGAGCAGATCGCCACGGCGCTGGCGCGGCTGCAGGAGGACATGCAGAGCGTGCTGCAGAGGCTGCAGACGCTGGAAGCTCTGACTGCATCGCAG ACGAGGTCGTTATCGCTGCAGCAGAATTATGCGCCGCTTCCAGGTACCAAG AAGCCGCCCTGGTGGCCTTTCGATGTCCCCCCTGGCGCAGTGGCCTTCGCCGTGGTTTGGCCCTTCGTGGTGCACTGGCTGGTATGGCTCTACTTCCAGCGACGGAGAAG GAAGATGAACTGA
- the LOC118234272 gene encoding acyl-CoA-binding domain-containing protein 5A-like isoform X3: MSAYKGQDICSRHLTLCVTMAEEKPIYEIRFDAAVKVIQSLPRNGPFQPSNEMMLKFYSYYKQATQGPCTTPRPGFWDPVGKVKWDAWNSLGDMSKEKAMIAYVDEMKLILETIPVTEQVMELLGVLGPFYDVVENRVEEIKEACEEPDQTSEKEILTERLKVEESMVKSQVVLSNGNVEHSVSSLTNGTHSSLSSDFTEDDLQCILEPAVQLCDTNGPLSDHSEEVTGLLQLASDSDGEVYCDSMEQFGLEEGSVVLVNHSLETGEVTHPSSVAQGIPGEACRTDDPQGGDGGVQDGGEDWASGGPTAQRGRLSTGEHNTSLVRRGRGSRLSGSGSGVGPPVSLLGGGGDGERRGSEGGVEGTLNEQIATALARLQEDMQSVLQRLQTLEALTASQTRSLSLQQNYAPLPGTKKPPWWPFDVPPGAVAFAVVWPFVVHWLVWLYFQRRRRKMN; encoded by the exons ATGTCTGCATACAAAG GTCAAGACATTTGCAGCCGACACTTAACATTGTGTGTCACTATGGCGGAAGAAAAACCAATCTACGAGATCAGGTTTGACGCGGCAGTAAAAGTAATCCAGAGTTTGCCCCGTAATG GCCCCTTTCAACCATCAAATGAGATGATGCTGAAATTCTACAGTTACTATAAGCAGGCTACTCAAGGGCCATGCACAACTCCTAGACCTGGCTTCTGGGATCCTGTGGGCAAAGTTAAATG GGATGCTTGGAATTCTCTGGGAGACATGTCAAAGGAGAAGGCAATGATTGCGTATGTTGATGAAATGAAGCTG ATTCTGGAAACCATCCCAGTGACAGAGCAAGTAATGGAGCTGCTGGGCGTTCTGGGACCGTTCTACGACGTGGTGGAGAACAGAGTGGAGGAGATTAAGGAAGCCTGTGAGGAGCCTGACCAGACAAGCG AAAAGGAGATTTTGACGGAGAGGCTCAAGGTTGAGGAGTCGATGGTGAAGTCCCAGGTTGTGCTGTCCAATGGGAACGTGGAGCACAGCGTGTCGTCACTGACCAACGGCACGCACAGCTCCCTGAGCAGCGACTTCACGGAGGACGacctgcagtgcattctggaaCCTGCGGTCCAGCTCTGCGATACCAATGGCCCGCTCAGCG ATCACAGTGAGGAGGTGACTGGTCTGCTGCAGCTTGCCAGCGATTCGGATGGGGAGGTGTACTGCGACTCCATGGAGCAGTTTGGGCTGGAGGAG ggctctgtggTGCTCGTTAACCACTCTCTGGAGACGGGCGAGGTGACCCACCCATCCTCAGTGGCGCAGGGGATTCCGGGAGAGGCGTGCAGGACGGACGATCCCCAGGGGGGAGACGGCGGTGTCCAGGACGGCGGCGAAGACTGGGCGTCTGGCGGACCCACGGCCCAGAGGGGGAGACTGAGCACAGGCGAACACAACACCTCCTTGGTCAGGAGAGGAAGGG GTTCCAGGCTGTCTGGGTCGGGCTCTGGCGTGGGGCCCCCGGTCAGCCTGCTGGGCGGAGGGGGTGACGGAGAGCGCCGGGGGTCGGAGGGCGGGGTCGAGGGCACCCTGAACGAGCAGATCGCCACGGCGCTGGCGCGGCTGCAGGAGGACATGCAGAGCGTGCTGCAGAGGCTGCAGACGCTGGAAGCTCTGACTGCATCGCAG ACGAGGTCGTTATCGCTGCAGCAGAATTATGCGCCGCTTCCAGGTACCAAG AAGCCGCCCTGGTGGCCTTTCGATGTCCCCCCTGGCGCAGTGGCCTTCGCCGTGGTTTGGCCCTTCGTGGTGCACTGGCTGGTATGGCTCTACTTCCAGCGACGGAGAAG GAAGATGAACTGA
- the LOC118234272 gene encoding acyl-CoA-binding domain-containing protein 5A-like isoform X2, which translates to MAEEKPIYEIRFDAAVKVIQSLPRNGPFQPSNEMMLKFYSYYKQATQGPCTTPRPGFWDPVGKVKWDAWNSLGDMSKEKAMIAYVDEMKLILETIPVTEQVMELLGVLGPFYDVVENRVEEIKEACEEPDQTSGFGNAITPPSKNGPKNIESDGKAKDSEDVSNTSVDSGGSEEEEEKEDDDEEDDDDKEMEEEKEILTERLKVEESMVKSQVVLSNGNVEHSVSSLTNGTHSSLSSDFTEDDLQCILEPAVQLCDTNGPLSDHSEEVTGLLQLASDSDGEVYCDSMEQFGLEEGSVVLVNHSLETGEVTHPSSVAQGIPGEACRTDDPQGGDGGVQDGGEDWASGGPTAQRGRLSTGEHNTSLVRRGRGSRLSGSGSGVGPPVSLLGGGGDGERRGSEGGVEGTLNEQIATALARLQEDMQSVLQRLQTLEALTASQTRSLSLQQNYAPLPGTKKPPWWPFDVPPGAVAFAVVWPFVVHWLVWLYFQRRRRKMN; encoded by the exons ATGGCGGAAGAAAAACCAATCTACGAGATCAGGTTTGACGCGGCAGTAAAAGTAATCCAGAGTTTGCCCCGTAATG GCCCCTTTCAACCATCAAATGAGATGATGCTGAAATTCTACAGTTACTATAAGCAGGCTACTCAAGGGCCATGCACAACTCCTAGACCTGGCTTCTGGGATCCTGTGGGCAAAGTTAAATG GGATGCTTGGAATTCTCTGGGAGACATGTCAAAGGAGAAGGCAATGATTGCGTATGTTGATGAAATGAAGCTG ATTCTGGAAACCATCCCAGTGACAGAGCAAGTAATGGAGCTGCTGGGCGTTCTGGGACCGTTCTACGACGTGGTGGAGAACAGAGTGGAGGAGATTAAGGAAGCCTGTGAGGAGCCTGACCAGACAAGCG GCTTTGGAAATGCCATAACACCACCATCAAAGAATGGCCCCAAAAACATTGAAAGCGATGGAAAGGCGAAGGACAGCGAGGACGTCAGCAACACGAGTGTTGATTCCGGGGGCagcgaagaggaggaggagaaggaggatgatgatgaggaggatgatgatgataaagaAATGGAGGAAG AAAAGGAGATTTTGACGGAGAGGCTCAAGGTTGAGGAGTCGATGGTGAAGTCCCAGGTTGTGCTGTCCAATGGGAACGTGGAGCACAGCGTGTCGTCACTGACCAACGGCACGCACAGCTCCCTGAGCAGCGACTTCACGGAGGACGacctgcagtgcattctggaaCCTGCGGTCCAGCTCTGCGATACCAATGGCCCGCTCAGCG ATCACAGTGAGGAGGTGACTGGTCTGCTGCAGCTTGCCAGCGATTCGGATGGGGAGGTGTACTGCGACTCCATGGAGCAGTTTGGGCTGGAGGAG ggctctgtggTGCTCGTTAACCACTCTCTGGAGACGGGCGAGGTGACCCACCCATCCTCAGTGGCGCAGGGGATTCCGGGAGAGGCGTGCAGGACGGACGATCCCCAGGGGGGAGACGGCGGTGTCCAGGACGGCGGCGAAGACTGGGCGTCTGGCGGACCCACGGCCCAGAGGGGGAGACTGAGCACAGGCGAACACAACACCTCCTTGGTCAGGAGAGGAAGGG GTTCCAGGCTGTCTGGGTCGGGCTCTGGCGTGGGGCCCCCGGTCAGCCTGCTGGGCGGAGGGGGTGACGGAGAGCGCCGGGGGTCGGAGGGCGGGGTCGAGGGCACCCTGAACGAGCAGATCGCCACGGCGCTGGCGCGGCTGCAGGAGGACATGCAGAGCGTGCTGCAGAGGCTGCAGACGCTGGAAGCTCTGACTGCATCGCAG ACGAGGTCGTTATCGCTGCAGCAGAATTATGCGCCGCTTCCAGGTACCAAG AAGCCGCCCTGGTGGCCTTTCGATGTCCCCCCTGGCGCAGTGGCCTTCGCCGTGGTTTGGCCCTTCGTGGTGCACTGGCTGGTATGGCTCTACTTCCAGCGACGGAGAAG GAAGATGAACTGA